ATTATCTGCAACAAGCTCGATCGCGCGATCTTCTGTCGACAACCCTGCAATCGCAACATAGATCGCTGCATAGTTCGTCACGCGAGCTAAAGGAGAAGCGATGGGTCAATTCGGCTGAgcctggagaaggtgagggCGAGGGTGAGGgcgaaaaggagaaggagaagacgaaagagaagagcgaggagaagCAAGTGAAGGATAGTTCTGCCGAGGCCGAGTCTTCTAAAGCTGCTGAAGAGAGAGCGAAAGCTGAATCGGCGGCAAAGACAAGTGAATCGACAGTGAAagcatcatcttcatcgtcctcttcatcagcaCCTCCTAGCCCTTCAACTCCTGGCAGTTCCGGTTCCGGTTCCGGATCGGGGACACCTCCTTCTACCGGCAAAGAGATCGCCAAACCTATCATCCCTGAGGTATATCCGCAAGTCCTCGCGATCCCGATCACCCATCGACCTCTCTTCCCAGGCTTTTATAAGGCTGTCACAGTCCGCTCTCCACCCGTCATCAAAGCGATCCGAGATCTTCAGGCTCACGGACAACCGTACGTCGGAGCCTTCTTGCTCAAAGATTCGACATCCGATTCAGACGTCGTCACCGATCTCAATCAGGTACACCCTGTCGGTGTCTTCTGTCAGATCACCAGCTGTTTCACATCGCAAGAGGGTGAGGGAAAGCCAGAAGCTCTTACAGCGGTTCTGTTCCCGCACAGGAGGATCAGGATAGACGAGCTCGTGAAaccaggagaaggagcgggtCAGCAGGTTGCATCTTTCACCAGTTTTGTGGAGGAAGTgcagaagggtgagaagggtgaaggagaagtggagagcTTCGAGCCTGAGGTGCCATCCGTAGAAGAGGTCAGAGAGGAGCTTGGGACAGTCTCACAGGACAGGACCGAAGAGTCAGATGTTCCTGCCAGTGGTGAGTTTAATCCGCGCGGCCATTATCCCACACAAGCTTATCTTACAATGATTTAGAAACCAAATCCGAGCCTGCTGCGACACCGAAGAAGCCCCTCTCCCCTATCGGCTTCCTGCATTCCCTTGTCCCTGaaatatcactcacaaaCGTCACCAATGTTGGTCTTGAGCCCTACCAGAAGGACTCACAAGTCGTCAGAGCAATTATGAGCGAACTCATTTCTGTGTTCAAGGAGATCGCCCAGTTGCAGCCCATGTTccgagaacaaggtgagccgGCATCAGCAAGTGACTGGTGTGTCATGCCGCTGACGTTATCATTATAATCCCAGTGACGAGCTTCGCCATCTCGAACACCTCTTCACAGGTCTTCGACGAGCCTGATAAGCTCGCTGATCTCGCCGCCGTGGTCTCCACTGCAGACGTTTCCGACCTCCAAGCTGTTCTGGAGTCTACCTCGATTGAAGACAGACTTCAGCGAGCTCTCATACTACTTAAGAAGGAATTGATCAATGCTCAACTACAATTCAAGATTTCTCGAGATGTCGACTCCAAGATCCAGAAGCGACAACGGGAGTACTACCTGATGGAACAGCTCAAggggatcaagaaggagctggGAATGGAGAGTGACGGGAAGGATAAACTTGTTGAGGGattcaaggagaaggctaGCAAGTTGGCGATGCCAGAAGGTGTTAGAAAGGTCTTCGACGAGGAGCTCAACAAGCTCGTTCACCTTGAGCCATCCGCTAGTGAATTCAAGTGAGTAACATTTGGACGCTCCCTTCCCGAGTTATTCCTTGCTGATAATCGTCTGGTGCAGTGTCACGCGAAACTACATCGACTGGCTTACACAAGTCCCTTGGGGTGTCCACTCTCCCGAGAACTACGACATCACCCACGCAGTTAAGGTTCTCGACGAGGATCACTACGGTCTCAAGGACGTGAAGGACCGAATACTCGAATTCATGGCGGTCGGAAAGCTAAGGGGTACGGTCGAAGGAAAGATCCTCTGTCTTGCTGGGCCGCCCGGTGTGGGAAAGACTAGTATCGGAAAGAGCATCGCTCGAGCTTTAGGTAGACAGTTCTACAGGTTCTCTGTTGGTGGTTTGACCGATGTTGCGGAGATCAAGGGTCACCGAAGGACTTACATCGGGTAAGTACTGTATTCAGCGTGAGCTCAGGATAAAACTTACGCCTGATTCAGTGCCATGCCCGGTAAACCTATTCAAGCTTTGAAGAAGGTCGCTACCGAGAACCCGCTCATCTTGATCGACGAAGTTGACAAGATCAGTAAAGCGTACAATGGTGATCCTGCCAGTGCTTTGCTGGAAATGCTGGACCCCGAGCAGAACAAATCGTTCTTAGATCACTAGTGAGTTGAAGCCGAATGGACTGTTCGAAGGGTAGAGCTAATCGGAGTGCATTTAGCCTTGATGTGCCTATCGATCTTTCCCGAGTGCTATTCGTCTGTACTGGTGAGTTTCCTACCGATGACTCTTACTTGTACGTGGCTAATTGCGCTCCCCAGCCAACGTGCTCGAAACCATTCCTGGACCTTTGCTTGATCGAATGGAAGTTCTTCAAGTCAGCGGTTACGTCTCAGCAGAGAAGATGAGCATCGCCGAGCGATATTTGTCACCTCAAGCCAAGGACGCTGCTGGGTTGAAAGAAGTGGATATCAACTTGGAGCCCGGAGCCATCGAGGCGTTGATCAGGTATTATTGCAGAGAGAGTGGAGTGCGAAACCTGAAGAAGCATATTGACAAAGTGAGTAGGGTGGTGATAACTAATTAATCAGATTTGGCTGACCCAACAATCACTTAGATCTACCGAAAAGCTGCTTTCAAGATTGTTACGGATCTTGGAGAGGATGCCCTTCCGGAGCCTAAGGCCTCTTCAGAAGGCACCGTCGAAACACAGCAGCCGGACGTCAAGCCAGCGTCCGAACATCTTCCTGGAGAtcaatcaccatcacctGGCGATGCAGGATCTACAACAAAGGTTACGACTGTACCCAGGGAGCCGATGAAGATCCCCGATAGTGTCCATGTCACTATCACTCAGGAGAACCTGCGAGACTACGTTGGACCGTGAGTTTTCGTCGCGTCGTCGTTGCTACGATAGCTGACATACTCGTGCAGACCCATCTACCACAAGGATCGACTATACACTTCCGCTCCTCCTGCCGGTGTCAGTACGGGATTGGGTTACCTCGGTAACGGGTCTGGTGCGGTTATGCCCATCGAAGTGACTGTAAGTTGATTTGACGTTCGTACCTCTTGCGCAACATGGGCTGACATCTATATATAGTCAATGCCTGGCAAGGGTAACCTCCAGCTCACAGGAAAGCTCGGCGAGGTCATCCGAGAGTCCGCCCAGATCGCCCTCAGCTACGTCAAGGCGAACGCTTACCTCCTCGGCATTACCAAATCCGAAGCAGAGGTCACCTTGAACGATCGAGATGTCCATTTGCACATGCCTGAAGGTGCTATTGGCAAGGAAGGTCCTTCCGCTGGTACTGCCATTCTTACTGCCTTCGTGTCCCTGTTCACAAAGACAAAGGTGGACCCTGATGTGGCTATGACTGGAGAGATATCATTGTTGGGTCAGGTATTGCCCGTAGGAGgactcaaggagaagatgtgagtCATATTGTGCGGTGGAATAAAAGATCTATTTCTGATATTGTTTTCAACTCATTTAGTCTCGCTGCCCACCGAGCCGGTATCAAAAGTGAGCTAGCTGATATTCGTCTTTCGGAACTATTCAGCTAACTTGTTTGTTTCTCCGCAGAACTCATCGTACCCGCAGCATGCAAGCCCGACATAGATGAGAACGTTCCCGAATCCGTCAAATCCGGTATAGAATTTGTGTTTGTCGAAGATATCAGACAGGTGTTGCACGAGGTATTCAGAGGAtcggaagtggaagagagatggagggagaCACTGCCGAACGAGAAGGAGCCGGAGAGAGAGGTACATGGTCGATTAGAGTGATTTCCAAGTCAAAATATTTGTGGTGATTGATTTCTTGGCATGATGGTAACACAGGAGCACGAAGTAGAAGACAAAGTAttatatatatatgcatCGCATCACTCGGTCTCTGCTTACGAGCTTTACACTGATCGCTGAAGTTACGCGATGTCCTGGTAGGCGAAAAGACGATCGACATCAGGCTGATgagcagaaggtgagagaCAGCCAATGATACTAAAATACGATATTACATGATAAGATCAAGAGACAGAGAAGTGAGACCGAGTCCTAGGTACAGAGAGATTATATATTACTGCCTCATGCCTGATACGAACTACCTTCCGGTCAATACACTGAAAATCATCATTACCTGCTCGCTCTACTGACCGCAAGCTACTTCAAGCCATATTCCCAACCTCAACAGTGTTGATCTGCCCTTTGATATCTTCAAACTCGTAGTTTCCAATAGCATCACATGGATCATGCAATTTGATCCTGATATATTTGACTTTGTCAGCAGGGCTTGCAAAACAACACTTTAGTGCTATTTGCCAAGGTGTGTGACTCACAAACGACCTTGGTTGCCTACAAAAGAATAAGCATGGTTTGCTTTCAAAGGTCCTGCACTGCTATTGGTCCAGACAGATACTGCAACCAAGGAAGCATCGTATGAAAGAGGACCATCTGGAACAGCATAATCAGCATCTCCCCTACCATTGATGTCTGAACCAAATCTAGGTAGTAGGTAAGTTTCAAGTACTTGGTCACTCACACATCAGACCAGAAGTCATATGATCATGTGTCTCTGTGCTCATCCCAAGCCAAGACCAAACATCCGCAGAGGTGCCTGCTGCCAGGTTGTCCTTGGAGACAAGTGTCTCTTGTATTGCTCCTTGTATGACAGCATTGGGCCACCTATAGATTTGATAACAACGACAACATAAGTTGTCATCAAATTATCAGTTTTGCCAGCCCAAGGCAGTGCTGAAGGCTTACCAATGATCTCCAGAATTGAAGAGAAGTGAAGTAGTATC
This genomic interval from Kwoniella shandongensis chromosome 5, complete sequence contains the following:
- a CDS encoding ATP-dependent protease La: MLPIRAVVRSSPCRRCRPTQVARSLATSASSTPNSIANSSRAISHYLQQARSRDLLSTTLQSQHRSLHSSSRELKEKRWVNSAEPGEGEGEGEGEKEKEKTKEKSEEKQVKDSSAEAESSKAAEERAKAESAAKTSESTVKASSSSSSSSAPPSPSTPGSSGSGSGSGTPPSTGKEIAKPIIPEVYPQVLAIPITHRPLFPGFYKAVTVRSPPVIKAIRDLQAHGQPYVGAFLLKDSTSDSDVVTDLNQVHPVGVFCQITSCFTSQEGEGKPEALTAVLFPHRRIRIDELVKPGEGAGQQVASFTSFVEEVQKGEKGEGEVESFEPEVPSVEEVREELGTVSQDRTEESDVPASETKSEPAATPKKPLSPIGFLHSLVPEISLTNVTNVGLEPYQKDSQVVRAIMSELISVFKEIAQLQPMFREQVTSFAISNTSSQVFDEPDKLADLAAVVSTADVSDLQAVLESTSIEDRLQRALILLKKELINAQLQFKISRDVDSKIQKRQREYYLMEQLKGIKKELGMESDGKDKLVEGFKEKASKLAMPEGVRKVFDEELNKLVHLEPSASEFNVTRNYIDWLTQVPWGVHSPENYDITHAVKVLDEDHYGLKDVKDRILEFMAVGKLRGTVEGKILCLAGPPGVGKTSIGKSIARALGRQFYRFSVGGLTDVAEIKGHRRTYIGAMPGKPIQALKKVATENPLILIDEVDKISKAYNGDPASALLEMLDPEQNKSFLDHYLDVPIDLSRVLFVCTANVLETIPGPLLDRMEVLQVSGYVSAEKMSIAERYLSPQAKDAAGLKEVDINLEPGAIEALIRYYCRESGVRNLKKHIDKIYRKAAFKIVTDLGEDALPEPKASSEGTVETQQPDVKPASEHLPGDQSPSPGDAGSTTKVTTVPREPMKIPDSVHVTITQENLRDYVGPPIYHKDRLYTSAPPAGVSTGLGYLGNGSGAVMPIEVTSMPGKGNLQLTGKLGEVIRESAQIALSYVKANAYLLGITKSEAEVTLNDRDVHLHMPEGAIGKEGPSAGTAILTAFVSLFTKTKVDPDVAMTGEISLLGQVLPVGGLKEKILAAHRAGIKKLIVPAACKPDIDENVPESVKSGIEFVFVEDIRQVLHEVFRGSEVEERWRETLPNEKEPEREVHGRLE